The genomic window CCGAGAATGAGCTCGCTCGAGAGTACAGAATACGGGAGCCTTACACAGCAAGGCGACGAGAGACGAGGGGACGGAAGCAAGGAGatgggaatgggaggatggaaaagggaagaaaagaaaaggaaaaaggaaagcAGCAAGGAACGGATGTGATGTCGCTCAACCGGATTGTTTGCGCGCAACAGGACTCGGAGTTCCACCGATCTCCGCATGTTCGCTATTTTTCAAGACTCCCGTAAAAGATACAGAGAGACATGCCTCCATACATATCTTTCCGTCTCCAATTGTACATTCTCACCAAAATGTCTGCCGAGCCTTCATCCTCCGCCCAAACCACTGCGCCTGTTGTTGTCTCTGTCGCTCCCTCAAGGAATGGCCGAACTCCAGGCAAGGCCCACAAATCTGCCAAAACAGCTCTCCGAAGATCATACATTAGCCCCTCTGTCAAGACGCCTTTTGAAAAGCGtatggagaaggagaaggctCAACAAGCTGCAAAACAGCTCGAAAAGGAGCtcaaggaagagaaggagacCGACAGGCAACGGTTCGTTTAGCTGATATCTCTTACTGCCACTGTGTTAACAGAGTGTTAGGAAAATAAACATCATCAAGGAGCGACGAGcgagaaaagaggaaaagcagagggaagaggaattGAGGGCC from Cryptococcus gattii WM276 chromosome E, complete sequence includes these protein-coding regions:
- a CDS encoding uncharacterized protein (Similar to TIGR gene model, INSD accession AAW43439.1), encoding MSAEPSSSAQTTAPVVVSVAPSRNGRTPGKAHKSAKTALRRSYISPSVKTPFEKRMEKEKAQQAAKQLEKELKEEKETDRQRKINIIKERRARKEEKQREEELRAKMSAKKLQRMKKREGRSKKING